GACGTAGGATTCTGCACAAACTGATGCTCTCTACTATTAGACGATAATttgaaaaatgtaattaacTGTCTGTCTCCTTATATGCCATGCTTACTTTTTGCACTTTAGACGGGTTACTTGCAACATTTGTTTGGCATCACACTTATTACTTAATTGTTTATATGTTGCAATGTTGCAGGTAATGTTCTCCTACTAAGAAACAACTTAAATTTGAGTCCAGATATTGCTGAAGTCTCACAGGAGAAATTGCTTTCATTGGTTGCTGAACGATTAATTGATTCAAATAGTAATGTGAATGTAAGACTTACATTTGTTATCACTGGTTACACATTCACTCCTGTGATGTAAGTTTATtgacaatttttattattgtcttGTAGGACAAAGATGCAGGCTATGTTGAAAATCAACAACAGAACATTGCTGATGCAATTGACTTGCTTCCTAGGCTTGCTACTGGCATCGatgtaaatataaaatttaggaGGTTAGTTCCACAGTTTTGCTCATTTCTTTTTGTAGTTGTGTTCACCCATTAACAATTCTGAAGTTCTGATAAGAATTACACATTAATTACAGAATTGCTGATTTTGAATTCACTCGAGAGTGTGCCATATTTGATCTGTTGGACATCCCTTTGTATCACGGCTGGATTGTTGATCCTCAGGTATTCTTTTTCACCCTCAATCCAAATTTATTAGTTCTATcatgtcatgtatttttttattcagaataatttgattaaaatcttttaattttgtttgcGTCATTGATTGACAACTTAATGATTATTTTGAATTTGGATACAAGGCAAGTACATTTTGTGTGTTTGTGGGGGGTTGTTCAACTATCATTTTGTTGTGACTATTAAGGGATATTACgatgttataaaaaataattgaggtAGTTATTGTAAAACTGCAATCCTTTGGGATGCCAAATGAATTTGGGAGGTTCTGGAAGAACATTTTCTTGCTAGTTGTTGGCATTCGGTCAAGTTGTACTGTGCCTGTAACAATCTTGCTGTATGTAAAATGAGATATGTATTTTAACTCATCAATGTTAGTCAAGGACATTCCTTTGTTTTCAGTACATTCCAGTGGCCTGGTAACCATTCCTCTTTCCTCATTCACTTCATTTTTTGTTAGGTAACCCCGTAAGTAGTTAGCTACTGTTAAAAGCATTAGTAACAAAACTGGTCATGGTCACATAGGATGGTACTGCTTTGGTACCAATGCGAGAATAAAGAAACTGAGAAGGAATATAATGAATTCTATGTGTTGTGTACACACATGagtattcttatttataatgaAGAAGAGATACAATAATAAGTAACAAAATAGTATCTAATAATGAGAAATATGTAGTATGGTATTTCCTCGTCAAATCATATCATATATCCCATTTTAATGTAATCAAATCACATCTCTAACATAATCAAATCACATCTCTAACATAATCAAATCATATCTATAGTATTCTTCCTCTACATATATATCATACTAGGAAAGCTTGTTACAACACTTGTCGGTTAACCATCACTAGTAAACAATATTATTGGAAAAATGTTAGTGGTAAATAATAACACTTTCTGAAATAAAAAAAGCTCTGCAAAGAGTTGTTGGTGATGAACAATAACAATGACAATTAATAGTGTATCCGGTGTGAATAGCAACACTAGACAAAGAAACTAGAAAATGTATAcgatgtttaaattttttattcttatgaGTAGTGGCCTTGTAGGGAAATCATGGATTTGAATTCCCTTATGGTTAGGCTCTTGATACCTTGTTGAAAATATTAGTGAACAAATGTCACATTTTGACCGAAAAATAACATCAATCAACATATGCTTAAAAATATCATCaatgttgatattttttatttattaacaattatttgacatttaaataatttttttcatttagtggcaattgaaatactttatccaaacaagaaaattaaaattgaaccAATTTGAATTTCCTTatccaaacaaaatattttaaaaaatgaaccTATTTGAAATGAGATCAATTTTAATTCAACGTATTTAAATGTTTAAGAAGCTGGAAACTTCCGTATCCAAGATTTTGATTCATATCTACCTATCATTTTGGGACCAAGATAGGAACAGGAAGATCAAGAAGCAGAATTACTGCCAGGAAACAAAATCTTGGTATCAAGAAAACGGAATGTGAGAAAATGTCTTGAAGAAGGGTGAATAATTTGATAAAGTGGAACATAATTACAGTGTGGACAAGGTGAATGCTGTGGGGAAGGGGGTATTAGCTAAGTAACTATAAGTAGTTGTGTTACTATGTGTTAATTCCCATTAATGAAGTGTATCACGGTATAAATGGAACACAAGGAAGGAAAGGAGAGCATTTTGTTACTACGTCACTATGTGTGGTTCAATTCAATTGCATACTGTAAATTTTAAGTGGCCAACTGGGGTCTTAAATGTTTATCAAAATGTTGTCTTTATGTTTTTCTCAAACAATGTGGggtttatttattattctttgATGTGTTcatttgatataaaaaatgttCATTTGAGCCAGGATTATGACACTGCAAATGCAATTGGATCAAAGTCCTATAATGCTCTTATGGGAGAGCTTGTCTCTCTTGAAACACTAAACATGGATGTCCATCATAAAAATGTTGCAGAAGAAGATTGTGTTGACTTTGTGGCTGCAACAACTGCTACTCTTGGAGTTCCTTCTCCCAGTATTTCAAAAGCCAGGTCTTTTGATGATTCTTCTCAATCTGTTTCTGACCTGATACCAAGAAAAGGTGATCGTGAAGAAGAGGCAGAGTTGTTGAGAATCTTGAAACTGTCCGAGGGTGATTCTAATGCTTCAATAAGTGATCCTGTTGCAGTTCACGTTGATGGAGGAGAAATTTCTGTCAGTATGGGTAGAAATATTAGTAATGAACAGGTTTTAGATATGGATTCTGGAGATAAACTAGGAAATAGCACTGGTGCTGGTAACAGTCACTTTCATGATCAAGAGCCTTCTGTATCCAATGACTTCACTGCTTCTGGCAAATACCTCAACAAACAGATATCTTCTACATCTATACTGGGAGAGGCAGCTAATTCATCCTTAAAGACTGATACAATGAGTGACCTTCATCAATCAACTTATACGGGACCCAAAGAATCTTTTGACCAAAATGATGTGATAGAGAAGAACAGCCTTGATGCATTGGTTCTGAATGAGAGTGAAGTTATCTCTTCTCACGAAGAATACTCTGTCTCCGATGTTTCCGGAGGAGATGGAAAAGTCCATGATCAGTCCACTCCTATAACTATAGATCATGAAGTTGTAGGTGAATCTCATGGACCTGATGCAACAAAATCATTACAGTTGTCCCCAGGCCATGCAGACTCAGATTCATGTAGCATCAGATATCAGCAAACTGATGTTTCTGGAGCATTGACTTCAAGTGTTCATGGGAGTGAGCCCATATATGAAGGAGAGGAATGTGTGTTGGACAGAAGAACATTTGAGGACCGTGAACCTGTTTATGAAGGTGAGGTCGTACTTGCAGAACAGGCTGACAAAAGCACCTTAGCTTCTCCTGATCTTAGAGCTAAGGATGAACTAACTCCAGAACAAGGTTAGTGGTGCTATATATCATATAAATGGATTGGTTCTGATTATGATTAGAGTATTATTTTCTTAgataattatatgtttttatctAATGGGAGACATGTCCTTTTATTGTCATAGGTGAATTGATCAAGAGTTTCTTGAGGAATAATGCCAGCCAGTTGACATTTTATGGGTACCGGATGCCTTCTTCTGGTCTAATTATCTTGTTCTATTTTGTGTTCCTTATATTTCTCTTCATTGTCTGAGACGAATTttctttttacattttatatatgATTAATTCTTTTGCAGTCTTTTCTGTTTACAAGATGGGCTTAAAGAGCGTGAGCTGTGTGTTTTCTTCCGTAACAATCATTTCAGCACTATGTTCAAGGTCAGTAAAAGTCATCGAATATTATTCCTTTGGACATTTGGATTACTGATATCAAGTGCAGTGGCACCTTTTTGTCATTGAGAAAATGTTGGCTGTCTTGGAGAGTCTTCATACTAAAGTTATTTTCTCTTTATCCACAGTATGAGGGTGAGCTCTATCTTCTAGCCACTGATCAAGGTTACATTAATCAGCCAGATCTGGTCTGGGAAAAACTGAATGAGGTAAAAAGTATTGTTATATGATCTTTTTTGTTGggatcatttaaaaaaaattccttcCATGTTGCCACTGGTAGATGTAGATATTCTCAATTAAACATCCTGAAAATTGAAAGTTTATATGCTTGGTGATTTGAGCTCCTTCAGCACTTGGGGACAAGTTGTGCAGGCAGTTTTTTTAAAACTTGTAGTGAATTCTGTGTGCAGGAATCTTTATATAGTATGTTGTGCTGTAtggtttcaatttttattgtaCTATTAGCATAGCCTTCCTGGTCCATCTTATCCTATTTTGTGTTTTCTTACCGTCTTTGAGTAAATATTAAATTGCGGAAAGTTTGTTAATGTACTTTCAGGTCAATGGTGATACACTGTTTATGACCAGTAATTTCAAGGAATTCAAGGTAGAAAACCAAGAAAATAGCACATGGGATGAAAACAATGCTCTGACCAGCACTGCTGTATGTATATTCTCTTAAATGAGGAATACGTTAATCTTTGCAAACCAATTTTTCTTAGATATTGACATCTTCTCGTTTCAGGACTATCTTGCCAGCATCGATAGTGCAGCACAGGCAGGCTTAGACATCAAGTAATTTTCATAATTTGCTGTTGGCCAtgaaaactttaaattattcCTCTTCAAAATTTTAGTCTTAACTATTGTGCAATTTTTGACAGTTCTGATCTGCAATTAGCAATAGCCTTGCAACAACAGGAATTTGAGCAGCAGCCATCCCGCCAGAATAATTTACAACAACCATCCATTAGTGGTAACTCTAGACTGGTCACAGGACCCCAGGTACATATGTTTTTACTGCAACTAATTTACAGTGTTTTTGGCCAATGATATTATTGTCTGCAGTGTTTGACTGCACTAGTAACGCTGCTTAGATGAAAGTTGAAATTTCAAGAATTTACTGGTAATGCTAATTGCAGGTTGCAAGAAACACTGGAAGACAGTCTTCGTCTGCATCTACATCTCCCAGGCCTGATGGAAAATCCAAAGAAAAATGTATAGTGATGTGAAATTGAGAGTTTGTCTAGAAGCATGCATTTCAAAATGTGTCACCCTGATAATTGTATCCCCATAACAGCAATCTGATTCAGCTTGTATGAGATATTAGGTTAAATTGCTTGTGTAAATATTGGAAGTATATAGTGTACAACAGTGCCAGGTCCTTTTTAACTGTGACCACAACGCCCAATCCCTTCCCGCCGCCACTTAATATTGTCTGCTCTGGACTAACCATCGCAACCATAGTATGCTGATTCCCTGTGCAGCACTTTAAAGTAGGGAGTTAAAGGCCACTGAGACACAACTCAGGATTTTAACATTGCGGTTTCACCTGCGTCCTCCATCTATAATATTGATGTAATATTGCCAGATAGAAATTGATTGAGAGAATGAAAGTGcatcatattaatttttttaccaaaacaatttattttaaattttttgaagtgAGACATTTTTTTTTCGTCCTTCTATTGACAACTTTTAAACTCAGCTAGTAATCCAACTTTTAAACAAACTCCTGACAAGATGTTTTTAAAACTGCAAACATTTATTTTGACGTTCAATAAAACTGGTATTGAGTATAGGTCACTTCTTTGATAAATTGTACAAATTTTGTAGCTTTTGGAGCTGATATTAAGTGTGGTAGTCGAATCTTGTTTGTCATAATGTCAGCATCAGGTTATTCCCATTAGAATTAGATTTGGTGGTGTTAATTGTGTGCCTTATGTTTTGTTTGGACATTAagtgaaaatagaataataaaaaaaattaataataaagaagTGAATGAAAAAATATAGCCATATAATATGGCAATGGAATTATAAATGGTATATAGgtcatttatttcttttactgTTTTACTCCAAATTAGGAGAGGTTTTTGTTCATGTCAGTCTCATCTtaattcttttcttctttttgatTTCCATTCCAAACCATGGAGAATATTTTAgtacattttttcttcttctttaagtttttttcatctttttctccttattttaaaaattataataggtGATCATTTCGGTTTGTCCCATAGATTTGAACATATTTGAACGATAATACGAAGTAAGAAATTTGTGTTTGTCctgttatataatttaattaaaacaaaatgatttaacaattgaaataataaatataataaacaatGAGATTTTGTGTAATGAGGAACAAAAAAACAATAATGGGGAGGAGTGAAAAgagttttttgttattttattgtGGTCA
The sequence above is a segment of the Phaseolus vulgaris cultivar G19833 chromosome 2, P. vulgaris v2.0, whole genome shotgun sequence genome. Coding sequences within it:
- the LOC137811376 gene encoding uncharacterized protein — protein: MASSSSPKDQEQPLRDEDRQEEHPPPPPQPEPVKDCVHKTKTIQFLGRTTPIVLQNDNGPCPLLAICNVLLLRNNLNLSPDIAEVSQEKLLSLVAERLIDSNSNVNDKDAGYVENQQQNIADAIDLLPRLATGIDVNIKFRRIADFEFTRECAIFDLLDIPLYHGWIVDPQDYDTANAIGSKSYNALMGELVSLETLNMDVHHKNVAEEDCVDFVAATTATLGVPSPSISKARSFDDSSQSVSDLIPRKGDREEEAELLRILKLSEGDSNASISDPVAVHVDGGEISVSMGRNISNEQVLDMDSGDKLGNSTGAGNSHFHDQEPSVSNDFTASGKYLNKQISSTSILGEAANSSLKTDTMSDLHQSTYTGPKESFDQNDVIEKNSLDALVLNESEVISSHEEYSVSDVSGGDGKVHDQSTPITIDHEVVGESHGPDATKSLQLSPGHADSDSCSIRYQQTDVSGALTSSVHGSEPIYEGEECVLDRRTFEDREPVYEGEVVLAEQADKSTLASPDLRAKDELTPEQGELIKSFLRNNASQLTFYGLFCLQDGLKERELCVFFRNNHFSTMFKYEGELYLLATDQGYINQPDLVWEKLNEVNGDTLFMTSNFKEFKVENQENSTWDENNALTSTADYLASIDSAAQAGLDINSDLQLAIALQQQEFEQQPSRQNNLQQPSISGNSRLVTGPQVARNTGRQSSSASTSPRPDGKSKEKCIVM